The Oncorhynchus nerka isolate Pitt River linkage group LG11, Oner_Uvic_2.0, whole genome shotgun sequence genome includes the window GAGCTGATGCCATTCCGGGCTGCTGCTCTGCTCCCTTGTAGCAACCTCGACTTTGTGATATCTCGTAGGTTGTCTCTAATGCCTTGAGGTGGAACTGCTCCTGATGGCTAAGGACGTAAGCACACTGGGAAGCCTGAAGCCATCTAATGgaagtattggtggagaaggggcATCGGCAATCTTCACAATTTCATGGGTCTTTGGCTGTGGAAGCTGATAGGACAGAACACTGCCGCATTGCACTGGCCCAAAGGAGGACTCAACCAGGAGCACGTCAGCTGACATTTCCATTGTTGTCCCAAGAGGTGCAGGAAGTGGAGAAAAGTTGGCATACGTTTCTGAGACGCGGAGAAAGTCCATGTCAGGCATGTATCCATTGAGTGCTTTGTAGAGAGAACTTCTGCAAAACATTTTAAAACCTTAACATCAGGTTGGAGAGATTACTATGACAAAGACTCATGTAACTTTTCCAGAAACGGCACAAGCCCGAAAGTTCAAATAAAATGAATTAAAATATACAGATTTATAGATTATATATTTCCCCCCAGTCTTTGTCATTACATCGTAAAGACGCCACTGTTTAGGCTTATCTGGATACAATCACAAGAATGactgatgtcataaggtgaatgcaccaatttgtaagtcgctctggataagagcgtctgctaaatgacttaaatgtaaatgttttctatAATGTTTCCATTCTAGGAACCTTCAACTTACCTTATTCCATCAGCACACGAGTTAGTAGGTTTACGGAACTCTATCCCACCAACCGGACCTGGCTTCACACCCTAATTAACAAGGATTTACTGTTACATAGGCTGAATACTTTTCAGGTGCATTTTTTTATGGATATTGATAGACTCACAAGTGTTCTTGTCTTGTGCCAATGCTGTTCTGTGTCTGTGCAGCTGTGAACTGGTGGTGCAGCAGGAATGTTTAGTTGAGAGTAGTGCGCTGTCTGGTAAAGAAGGGCCACCAGATGATTGTGCAGAGCACTTCCTGCAACACAGGAGCAGTGGCTTTGGACCACTATCACTGGTACGGAGTGCTTTAACACCATCTGTGAAGATAAGTGTGATGAAAGGCTGAAGTGAGAAACAAGAATGATGCGGCCCATAAATAACAATAAACATAGTAGTGTCTAGTCTTCTTAACTAGGGGCTCTTAACTATACAGGAATACATTGTGTCTCAGTAACACAATTACCAAACACTGCATCAACAGATCTTTACCAAATAATCTGTTAAATGGGCAATTCTAAATTGGGATTGGGACCCATCATTAATACCTATCTATTTATAAGATTAAACGTTGATACTGTCTCCAACACATTTTCACAGGAGATGTTTAACAAGGTCCCTAGTAGCTGACCTTTCCCTACTCTCATGCTGTGCGGCTTTTCACTCTTCCTCATGGACCTGTGACAGGCAGCCCTCACGGTGATCTCCCCTGTCAATGTATCTTTGTTAGATACTGTGTAGAAGAGATGAATAACAATTATTTTTAGCTAGAAAATATAGCTAGCAAGCTTAATTTAACCAAGCTAACGAAAATACACATTCTCAGGTAGATTCTGTCAACGTTACATAATTGTACgaagtaactagctagctacagttaatAGTTCAATTAGCTAGCTAATgattgtagctagctaacgtcataTCTGTCATTGACTTGGTACTCACCTTCATAGTTGTCTATGTAGCTTCCTATATACATCTTGAACCCCTTTTCATTCTTGCTAGCTGGAGTCTCGGAGGCTGATTTAACAATTCGATGTACATCATTAATATTTATTTGAGGCAAGTCCTGAAGACACCTAGTAAAAAACTACGACATAGTGGTAGTAACGTTATATCGTCAACTAGACTGACCGGAAATGGCCAAACCGTGTGTTTAGAACGTTCGATCATGGAATAAGATAAGGGCTATTATGAagttaaatgttgtttttttttttttaaatctagctAGTTATCTTGTGTCTGCCAGTGCTTGGTTTGACTGAAAGCAGGATAAGTATTGGGCAGGCAACCTCTGAATTCTAATGTAGTTTACGAAAGTTCAATCAGGAAGACTGGTCTGAATGCTCGTTTAACTTTCCCAGCAAAAGGGTACCAGCATATGCCATTAGCATTCATCGAAGATGAGGCCATACCCCATTAAGTCATTTCCATATTGTATTCTGTCTCTGTTGTTCATTCCCGTTActttttatcctttatttaacgtggcaagtcagttaagaacaaattcttatttacaaccactgccaaacccagacgacgctgggccaattgtgcgccattgggacttccaatcacggctggatgtgataccaGGCTGTAGTGTCGCCTcttgcactaagatgcagtgccttagaccgctgcgccactcgggagcccaagctTGTACTTAATTGAAGTACATCTGCAGCTATCAACAGGCAATAACTAGCTATAGGAGATGAATGTTTAACTCGAACATATTTTTCTGAAATTTGTCTTTCAGCATAGGAAGAACCTGCCTCTCCTACACAAGTGAATCAACGAGGATGAACAAGCAGCACTTTTGGTATTTTGTCTAACCTTATGATAATAGATTGGATTACTATGAAAGCTCAGGCTTTGTGGTCAGATTGGTAATTAAATCATCCTGCCTGGTCTAGCTGGTTTGTGACCTTACTACTTACAGGAATACATGATCATACATATTTCAGTTATGGACTATTATATGTTAAATTGTTACATATTTTCCCCAAAAAATTGGGATTGTAAAATGTAACTTTGTCACCTTGAAAACAGGTTGATAACTGCACAATTCCCTTCCATTCATGATCCCATTTCTTATGTATGATAGTTGTCATGCCATGTTACCATAGGAGTTGGCTAATATAGCACAAACAGATCAAAGAATAAGCTAACATTTGGCTGATTGTTAGAACAGAAAGAGTGAAACTTGAGGACGACTCTAGAAATAGTTTACTTTGTTACAGGAAAGATAGATAAAtactataataaataaataatatatataatataataaatacttgaatcagtcatagagcccattgccctttatggttgtgaggtctggggtccgctcaccaaccaagacttcacaaaatgggacaaacaccaaattgagactctgcacgcagaattctgcaaaaatatcctccgtgtacaacgtaaaacaccaaataatgcatgcagagcagaattaggccgatacccactaattatcaaaatccagaaaagagccattaaattctacaaccacctaaaaggaagcgattcacaaaccttccataacaaagccatcacctacagagagatgaacctggagaagagtcccctaagcaagctggtcctggggctctgttcacaaacacaccctacagagccccaggacaacagcacaattagacccaaccaaatcatgagaaaacaaaaagataattacttaacacattggaaagaattaacaaaaaaacagagcaaactagaatgctatttggccctacacagagagtacacagcggcagaatacctgaccactgtgactgacccaaaattaaggaaagctttgactatgtacagactcagtgagcatagccttgctattgagaaaggccgccgtaggcagacatggctctcaagagaagacaggctatgtgctcactgcccacaaaatgaggtggaaactgagctgcacttcctaacctcctgcccaatgtatgaccatattagagatacatatttcccccagatcacacagatccacaaagaattcgaaaacaaatccaattttgaaaaactcccatatctactgggtgaaattccacagtgtgccatcacagcagcaagatttgtgacctgttgccacgagaaaagggcaaccagtgaagaacaaacaccattgtaaatacaacccatatttatgcttatttattttatcttgtgtcctttaactatttgtacattgtatatatatatatatatataatatgacatttgtaatgtctttactgttttgaaacttctgtatgtgtaatgtttactgttcatttttgttgtttttcaccttatatattcactttgtatgttgtctacctcacttgctttggcaatgttaacacatgtttcccatgccaataaagcccttgaattgaattgaattgaattgatagaaaGGAGAATAAGATGTGGTTTGCTTGTTTGTCACCTGAATGCGAGGGCAAGCGGTTGTGTCGGATGTTACGGTTATGATAGTAATGTAGGCTCTAACTTGCACTTTGTTATCAGGTTTGAATGAAAATATATTTCCCTAACCTTGTTCATTCAATAAAGTTATTTTGAATTAATATTATATTTCTTGTGTATGTCTGTCCTTATCATATGTAGGACACAATGCTTTCTGTAATTTGTTTTGGTGCAGATATGTGTTTTAATATACTATCTGGATAAGAAAGTTTCTGATCATGGGACATGTCATAGAATTTTAGAAAAGTGCCATCAGTCACTAAAACAGGTGTTATTTTGTAAGGATCAGAATAGAAATACCCTTTAATGTGAACGAGTTATACCTTCCAGAGCTTTAGTTCTAAAACAATAACTTGACAAGATACCCAGCTAGCAGATTTGATTATGTTGGTCAATTTCTTCAACAGATGATCAGGTCTATATAATTATCAAAGTTATATATTTGGTAGTAGAAAGGAAACACAGACTCTTTGAAGTATTGCGATTCTTCTTTAGTAATACAACTGCTGGTACAAAGTATAGTATATGATGGCTCTCCCCAGGTTCTGCGAGGTGTCGAAGACATCCTGCAGCTTATATAGGTATAGGTTCATATCAAGGTGACATTTCACAACAAGCAAGTAAGTCTAAGCATCTTCTGCCAGGTGGTGGTCTCCATCAGGCCTGACTTTGGCCTTGTGTTCTCAGAACCTCAGTCAGTCACAGTGGGACCCAGACAGGAGGAGTATGAGCGTAGGCGGTTTCTGCTTTCTGATAGTGTCTGCAGGGCACATCACTCAACttgtgttaacacacacacagaggttctCCTAAGAGAATACCTTTCAGTTTATCATAACACAATTTATTAACCCTTTAAAAGGTATGAGGCCTTGGTTTAATCCCTTCaattccttggaagttgtgggaatgtacATTTTTAATTTCTCTTTAgttctgggaacgaagccatGAGTTTCCTGACAGGTAAATATTAAcgttttttaaatgttctgagaaTGGAAGTGAACATTTCGCCTGTTCTGGTAATGTTTATTTTTTAGGTTGCAGAGAGGTTCTGAaaatgttttactctggttctattaaagttttcctgggaggttttattaagtGTTTGCATGAGAACAGAAATGAGAGTTTATTTGGAGTTTTTGAATAAATTCTTAACTTACACTGAATGTTTCAATAACACTGATTATTAGCTTATTTTGGGTGAACTTTTTTGAATTCCAAGCACATATAGAAAACATGGAAATTAGTTTCCTTAGGTGTGAATCATGCAAACACTTTTTTATTGTGACAGCATCAGTGAGATTTGAAcctacagtaaagtacagataccccaccccccaaaatgacttaagtagtactttaaagtatttttacttaagtgctTTACACCACTGGGAATTAGTCCACAGCACCACCAATATTGAGCTAGCATGCCTTGTTTCTTTACTCgtacaaagctgttcattttagtctgTCCAAACAAACCTAATTTCAAAGAGAACTAGAACttattaagatcaggtgtggccattTAGTGGGCGAGGCCAACACACCCGAAAAAACACTTAACAAGATACAGAacgttttgttgatgctgagaatggaatgtatatgtttttaaataacattttaaGAATGTTCTCTGAACTTAACCAAAGTTTTCTTAACAGTCTGAGGACAGaatgtatgtttttaaataacattcttagaaagtaccaccctgcatcccactgctggcttgcctctgtaACTTTGCAGGGTTAGTCCCTGGATGGGATACCAGATGCTGTTGGAGTGCCAGTAAGAGgccctctttcctctggtctaaaataaaaaatatcccaatgaccCAGGGCAGGGATTGGGTACATTGCTCTGTGTAGAGTCCCGTCTTTCCGATGGGGGGTTAAACGGGTATCCTGTCTCTCCGTGGACtctaggggtgttaaccccggtgtcctggctaaattcccaatttggccctcataccatcatgccCACTTAATCATCCCCAGcatccaattggctcattcatccccctgtaactattccctagGTTCTTGCTGtacatgagaatgtgttctcagtcatcttacctggtcaaataaatCAACGCAATGTACAGTAGTAGAAATAATAGAATGAGCTATGTTAAGTATACAGTTTTCAAATACGCAGTACAaaacaccatggcaaaatggataGAATTCCAGGAAGTTAGCTTCCGGACCACAATCCgtgatataaatatatacagtgtcttcggaaagtattcagacccttagatttttttcccccacatttttttaggttacagctttattctaaaatggattaaatcattttccccctcaccaatctacacacaataccccataatgacaaggcaaaaagttatattttttcaaatgtataaaaaataaaaatactgaaatatcacatttacataagtattcagaccctttactcaatactttgttgaaacacatttggcagtgattacagccttgattcttgggtatgatgctacaagcttatcacacctgtatttggggagtttatctcatccttctctgcagatcctctcaagctctgtcaggttggatggggagtgttgctgcacagctattttcatgtctctccagagatgttcgatcgggttcaggctctggctgggccactgcaTTGTccaatgggctcccgagtggcacagaggTTAAAGGCACtggatctcagtgctagaggtgtcactaccgacaccctggttcaaatccaggttgtatcacaaccggccgtgattgggagtcctatagtgTGGCGCACATTTGACCCAGCATCgtccggtgtaggctgtcattgtaaataaaaatgagttcttaactgacttgcctagttaaatcaagttgtagaaacatctcaaggatgatcaatggaaacaggaagcatctaagctcaatttccagtctcatagcaaagggtctgaatacttaagtaaataaggtcaaatacctgttttcactttgtcattgtggggtatttattatgtgtagattgctgacAATTTGTATTtaatgaatccattttagaataaggctgtaacgtaacaaaatatggagaaagtcaaggggtctgaatactttatgaagtTTCTGTGTGTATGTCAGTGGTAAATAGAACATGTCTGTACAGcaatagttatataggatgagccatgacaagaatacagtatatacatgtaaaGTGGGTAAaactgtatgtaaacattattaaagtgaccagtgttcaatgactatgtacaattgtcggaagtttacatacacttaggttggagtcattaaaactcatttttcaaccactccactatagatttggcaagttggttaggacatctactttgtgcatgacacaagtcgtatttccaacaattgtttacagacagattatttcacttataattaattgtatcacaattccagtgggtcagaagtttacatacatgaagttgactgcctttaaacagcttggaaaattccagaaaattatgtaatggctttagaagcttctgataggctaattgacatcatttgagtcaattggaggtgtacctgtggatgtatttcaaggcctacattctaactcagtgcctctttgcttggtatcatgggaaaatcaaaagaaatcagccaggacctcagaaaaataattgtagacctcaacaagtctggttcatccttgggagcaatttccaaacgcctgaaggtactacattcatctgtacaaacaatagtacacaagtataaacaccatgggaccacgcagccgtgataccgctcaggaaggagacgcgttctgtctccgagagatacatttacatttacatttaagtcatttagcagacgctcttatccagagcgacttacaaattggtgcgttcaccttaagacatccagtggaacagccactttacaatagtgcatctaaatcttttaagggggggggggggggtgagaaggattactttatcctatcctaggtattcctgaaagaggtggggtttcaggtgtctccggaaggtggtgattgactccgctgtcctggcgtcgtgagggagtttgttccaccattggggggccagagcagcgaacagttttgactgggctgcgtgggaactgtacttcctcagtggtagggaggcgagcaggccagaggtggatgaacgcagtgcccttgtttgggtgtagggcctgatcagagcctggaggtactgaggtgccgttcccctcacagctccgtaggcgagatgaacgtactttggtgtgaaaagtacaaatcaatccaagaacaacagcaaaggaccttgtgaagatgctggaggaaacaggtacaaaagtatctattatCCATagtgaaacgagtcctatatcgacataacctgaaaggccactcagcaaggaagaaaccactgctccaaaacctctataaaaaagccagactacggtttgcaactgcacatggggacaaagatcataccttttggagaaatgtcctctggtctgataaaacaaaaatagaactgttttgccataatgaccatccttatgtttggaggaaaaagtgggaggcttgcaagccgaagaacaccatcccaaccgtgaagcacggggatggcagcatcatgttgtgggggtgctttgctgcagtagggactggtgcacttcacaaaatagatgacattatgaggcaggaaaattatgtggatatattgaagcaacatctcaagacatctgttaaagcttggtcacaaataggtcttccaaatggacaatgaccccaagcatacttccaaagttgtggcaaaatggcttaaggacaacaaagtcaaggtattggagtggccattacaaagccttgacatcaatcctatagaaaatttgtgggcagaactgaaaaagcgtgtgtgagcaaggaggcctacaaacctgactcagttacaccagctctgtcaggaggaatgggccaaaattcactcaacttattgtgggaaacttgtggaaggctacccaaaatgtttgacccaagttaaaccatttaaaggcaatgctaccaaatactaattgagtgtatgtaaacttctgacccactgggaatgtgatgaaataaataaaagctgaaataaatcattatgtcattattctgacatttaacattcttaaaataaagtggtgatcctatctgacctaagacagggaacttttactctgattaaacgtcaggaattgtgaaaaactgtgtttaaatgtatttggctaaggtgtatataaacttccgacttcaattgtacatagggcagcagtctctaaggtgcagggtagagtactgataactgtttaacagtctgaaggcCTGGATATACAAGGGGTGTATCAGTTCGTTGGTTCCAGTTTTAATGCACCTGTGCTGTCTCCGGCTTCTacatggtagcggggtgaacaggctgtggttgGGGTGGCTGAGCTTTCTTGATGATCTTctgggccttcctgtgacaccgggtgctgtataTGTCCTGGAGGGCATTCTGGTGACCTATTAAAAACAGTACAACAATGATATAGCAAATTAAGATGTGTGATGTACACCTTTTGTTTTGAAGAAAAAAACAAAGGAGCACACACACCACGTgcctttgttttttgtttttttaagtgGTAAGGGGGTGGTCTCTAGATTCTTCTATCAGCTAATCAGGGCTGTATATGCAAATATATTAACATTTGTATCCCGTGCCCACACTGTTGGACTGAGCTCAGGGaaatagattaagaaaaatatattttttagttatatttttttaaataacacacACAGTGATTTATAAACataaaatatgtttaaaaaaatgtaaactaCCTGGGGGCTGTAATTATTATGTATTCATTTCAAAGCATTGTCATTGAACTAGCTACATCATTATTTTATTTCCCATTTCATTAGCCACAATGCAAAGCGGTAAAGAAATATAAATAAATCAATTGAAATAACCATATTTGAAAACGATACTTGTACAAAAATCAACACGATAATGATTTCCATTGTGTACAAACACTATATTATTAACTATGTTTGAAAGTACAGTATTtttgatattttttatttatttatttattagtaTTTTTGGTATTTATTTTTGAGTGGCAGTAGCTCTTACGTCAGATCCTGTCACAAGGTAAACATAGATGCTTCAAAGTCAACTCTGGCTGCTTCCTCTTTCTGTTGTCGTTACTGCTAGCTAGTAAAATTAACGAAACGGTCATCATTGTCGGACAACTTAAAACGGGTGGTTGATACGATGATGAGATGAATGCTAAATGTATCAATTTGTGAAGAATTGGCAATGGATAATCTGTATAAACTGTCAACGTTTCCTCCTGGTCGTGGGTTTACTAGCTAAAGACGTTAGCTGCTTGCTATCCTTGTAGCTAGAGCCTTCTCCGCTTGCAGCTAGCTAGATCAGCTGGCAAACTCGGCTCAGCCAGCTACGGGAGAATAACAATTAGCTAATACAGCCACTTGTCAGCACAGTTcattgtagctagctacatcagTTTGACAGTTAACGTTATCTAAAGAGAATGGCGTCGTCTTTTGTGATTGGAAACACATTTCGAGAGAGGGTAAGAGACTTGCTGGAGAACGATGAGTTTTCAGTTCCAACGGAGCTACAGAAAGAAGTGGAGGATATTCTTCAACAGGAACCACCATCAACTCTGTCCTTCAGAACTGCTAGAAAACTTAATAAATGTCTGCAAGACAATGGTATGTATAAACAGTTATACAACACACATCTTGCATTTCATGAATTAAGTACTAGCCTGTGTGCTTTTCCTTCTTCTCAGGTCAACCTTTCTACCTTCATGAGTTGTTGGAGGACAGCTCATTGCACCTGCCTAAGGTTGAAATGCCCCCCAGAGTAAGTAAGACCTCGATGTATGGTTATTCCTTAAGTCCCCTCATTTTGTCTCCATCACGAGGACAACATTAAAGTCGTACACCCTCTTTGTGACAGAACCCTATGCTTGTGGCTCGTCTGGAACGAATCAAAGCCAAGTTGGCCAATGAAGAATACAACAGGATCACACGGAATGTAAACACTCAGGTGAATTGCACAGTGCACACTCaaaatgtagcctactgtatgtatTCGAGTAACATATGGCAGCCAGCTTAAATACATGATAGTGTTTAATGTTTGGGTTGTTGTTGATTCATGCCAGTACTTCTCTTTCCCCCCCAGCAAATTAATCGTCGTGAGACACTGGCAGACTTTGGGAGAGAAGGTTGCTATGGTTACAAATGCTTGCATGCAATCTGTCTCTAAGTGTCTTACTATCCTCGTCATCTACCTTTACCTCaaccctccctgtgtgtgtgtgtgtggtctgtctaGTGCGCTCAGCCAAAGCTGCAGTTGTGACGGTCTTAAACTTCCTAGTGACAGTGGCGGCGACGTTCGCTTGCGCCTATCTCGGCAGTCAATACCTCTTCACAGAGACAGCGGCGGTAAGAATCCATACAAAAATCCCTCTCTTACAAGCTGGGCAAGTATAAACCCCTATTGCCTGACGAGATTAATCGTGTCACTTAACCTCGATTGCATGATAAGCAAGGGTTAAGCTAGTACTGCATTGTGTTGTACATGGACAAAAA containing:
- the LOC115137643 gene encoding transmembrane protein 199-like produces the protein MASSFVIGNTFRERVRDLLENDEFSVPTELQKEVEDILQQEPPSTLSFRTARKLNKCLQDNGQPFYLHELLEDSSLHLPKVEMPPRNPMLVARLERIKAKLANEEYNRITRNVNTQQINRRETLADFGREVRSAKAAVVTVLNFLVTVAATFACAYLGSQYLFTETAARVISAVIAASVVGLAELYVLVRTMEGELGEP